In Fusarium oxysporum Fo47 chromosome XI, complete sequence, the following are encoded in one genomic region:
- a CDS encoding general substrate transporter, which translates to MKPKVYQFLVGVFASFGSLLFGYDLGVIAQVIASPSYHREFNTSDTAADTGAVVALFTAGAFFGAMFAGPTTEYTGRRWTITIGSIIFTLGGALQTGAPKISYLMAGRFLAGLGVGFLTMIIPLYQAEIAHPSIRGRVTALQQFMLGIGALVASWTGWGTFTNFSDNRQWRIPLGIQIIPAIILGALIFVFPESPRWLMDQGKQDEALKTLARLHSNGNVDDAWVRAEIEQIQESIADEHANGAKSYLELFRDISCFRRLLIACGLQASIQMTGVSAIQYYSVTIYGQAGINAADTLKYQAINSIIALIAQALCIVYIDRFGRRWTLIWGNLFNMLTFIIATIMLVVYPPGSGSAAQGWGFIIVTWAYNFSFSATCGPLSWIIPAEIFDTRTRAKGVSLATMTSFAFNTMIGQVTGIAMGAVGWKYYLLFVICNFTNALCVWAFVPETKQLPLEEMNYLFTNAPWFIPFVDKSEYTANLQADLARRAEAIDEKLAAQHETGEHVDKI; encoded by the exons ATGAAGCCCAAGGTTTACCAGTTCCTCGTCGGAGTGTTTGCGTCCTTTGGATCGCTGCTCTTTGGCTATGATTTGGGTGTTATCGCCCAGGTCATTGCGTCGCCATCTTATCACCGGGAGTTCAACACTAGCGACACAGCTGCCGATAC TGGTGCTGTAGTTGCGCTCTTCACCGCTGGTGCCTTCTTTGGTGCCATGTTCGCTGGACCTACTACCGAATACACCGGCCGACGATGGACTATCACCATTGGTTCTATAATCTTCACTCTTGGAGGTGCTCTCCAGACTGGAGCCCCCAAGATCTCATACCTTATGGCTGGTCGCTTCCTGGCCGGTCTTGGTGTCGGTTTCTTGACCATGATCATTCCTCTGTACCAAGCCGAGATCGCACATCCTTCCATCCGAGGCAGAGTCACAGCTCTCCAGCAATTCATGTTGGGAATAGGAGCCCTCGTCGCTTCGTGGACCGGCTGGGGCACATTCACCAACTTCTCCGACAACCGACAGTGGCGAATCCCCCTCGGCATCCAGATCATCCCGGCCATCATCCTCGGCGCCCTCATCTTCGTGTTCCCAGAGTCTCCCCGCTGGCTCATGGACCAGGGTAAGCAGGATGAAGCACTCAAGACCCTTGCCCGCCTCCACTCCAACGGCAACGTCGATGATGCCTGGGTCCGCGCGGAGATCGAGCAGATTCAGGAAAGCATTGCCGACGAGCATGCCAACGGCGCCAAGTCGtatcttgagctcttcagGGATATTTCTTGTTTCCGTCGTCTCTTGATCGCGTGCGGTCTTCAGGCTTCCATTCAGATGACTGGTGTTTCGGCGATTCAATACTACTCTGTTACTATTTATGGACAGGCTGGTATCAATGCCGCTGATACCCTCAAGTATCAGGCCATCAACTCTATCATTGCGTTGATTGCCCAGGCTCTCTGCATCGTCTATATTGATCGTTTCGGCCGTCGATGGACGCTTATCTGGGGTAACCTGTTCAACATGCTTACCTTTATCATTGCCACCATCATGCTTGTTGTGTATCCTCCCGGTTCCGGTAGCGCTGCTCAAGGTTGGGGTTTCATTATCGTTACTTGGGCGTACAACTTCTCTTTCTCAGCCACTTGCGGACCTCTCTCTTGGATCATCCCCGCCGAGATCTTCGACACCCGTACCCGAGCAAAGGGTGTTTCTCTTGCTACCATGACCTCATTCgccttcaacaccatgatTGGTCAAGTCACTGGTATTGCGATGGGTGCTGTTGGCTGGAAGTATTACCTTCTCTTCGTCATTTGCAACTTCACCAACGCTCTTTGCGTCTGGGCTTTCGTTCCTGAGACTAAGCAGCTTCCTCTGGAGGAGATGAACTATCTGTTCACCAATGCTCCCTGGTTCATTCCTTTCGTCGACAAGAGCGAGTATACTGCAAACCTGCAGGCTGATCTTGCTCGCAGGGCTGAGGcaattgatgagaagcttgctgcTCAACATGAGACTGGAGAGCACGTTGACAAGATCTAA
- a CDS encoding heterokaryon incompatibility protein-domain-containing protein: protein MSLCKICQEALPDFSFSAGVGNAPIIRNGLSAKPCTWEKKKKPKQPSQTQWLMKGRFSLHSSWETFVTSLEADCPLCWTCWRAIRSSPIASPSDEKIADFQAMITYGHFDVEDDLFNLWVCLEGTGMKAARLRLNITKTTREVYEDSILPQNYRDMLDICRAIPVRYIWIDSLCIIQDDNGADFRHEAPIMLDVYRFAFLTLMILWEFSDSTVFRECRPSTIARPRPHSCKRSTLAENGQDSFQDSASNAHNYAFVRVENTGSYNFDVNNAPINKRAWVLQERCLSRRILCLGNEELYWECEGDSSGPLIASETSPWGVPHISRREGLDSLTGSNSGECWNSLVEEYTSCQLTFEEDRLVAFSGIARAVAKLTGDTYFAGIWLETWMQDLLWEPDRVREKPARVKPATMGTQSMVLPSWSWLSFSGSIRPGLVVANGECPRILLTEPNSFKSDRFDCLALLSQTKITPPDSDPYVTFHQAILQIRGLLVPVDFSGIADMHNLPSFFRITHNIELNSIGLDCLSLIPCREKEDGYAVLILSFSKPLNESSRYFFIPLFLRKDKYQEPIKFSPNDTEGHGIIVEEIFADRERQFIRVGRWQEDISLPSQLGPLISNTIVQQGIGETVSGRTEDIAELERSFDSNMHEYAVRHASSMINFPRNCTSQLDQDRLNDQKQNDIGAKDNGEFDEDRGGEDREEKEQMMVDSVKCSELPHFSKAEWSSISLV, encoded by the exons ATGAGTCTTTGCAAAATCTGTCAAGAAGCGTTACCTGACTTTTCATTCTCAGCTGGGGTTGGCAATGCTCCTATAATTCGTAACGGACTATCAGCAAAGCCATGCACgtgggaaaagaaaaaaaaacccaAACAGCCCTCGCAAACTCAATGGCTTATGAAAGGGCGTTTCTCACTACACTCCTCTTGGGAGACGTTCGTGACGTCCTTGGAAGCTGATTGTCCTCTCTGTTGGACCTGTTGGCGGGCGATTCGATCATCGCCAATCGCGTCACCAAGCGATGAAAAAATAGCCGACTTTCAAGCGATGATTACGTACGGCCATTTTGATGTCGAAGATGACTTATTTAACCTCTGGGTCTGTCTTGAGGGAACTGGAATGAAGGCAGCGAGGCTTCGCCTGAACATCACAAAGACAACAAGGGAAGTCTATGAAG ACAGCATCTTGCCACAGAACTATAGAGACATGCTTGATATATGTCGCGCGATACCAGTTCGGTACATCTGGATTGATTCCCTCTGCATTATACAAGATGACAACGGCGCTGATTTCCGTCATGAAGCTCCCATCATGCTCGATGTCTATCGCTTCGCTTTTCTGACCCTGATGATACTGTGGGAGTTTTCAGATTCTACTGTTTTTCGCGAGTGTCGACCCAGTACTATAGCCCGGCCCCGGCCTCATTCCTGCAAGCGCTCTACATTGGCAGAAAACGGCCAAGATTCTTT CCAAGATTCAGCGTCCAATGCGCACAATTACGCATTTGTCAGGGTCGAAAACACAGGGAGCTACAATTTCGATGTGAACAACGCGCCCATCAACAAAAGGGCATGGGTTCTGCAGGAGCGATGCCTGTCACGACGGATTCTCTGCCTCGGAAACGAGGAACTGTATTGGGAGTGTGAAGGCGACTCATCGGGCCCTCTTATCGCAAGTGAAACTTCTCCTTGGGGTGTTCCGCACATCTCACGCCGCGAAGGCCTTGACAGTCTCACAGGCAGCAATAGTGGCGAGTGTTGGAATTCTCTTGTCGAGGAGTATACATCATGCCAGTTGACGTTTGAGGAAGACAGGCTCGTTGCCTTTTCTGGAATTGCTAGGGCCGTTGCGAAGCTGACTGGCGATACTTATTTTGCTGGCATATGGCTTGAGACATGGATGCAGGACCTTCTTTGGGAGCCGGACAGAGTAAGAGAAAAGCCGGCTCGGGTGAAGCCTGCTACAATGGGTACACAGAGCATGGTCCTGCCTTCATGGTCCTGGCTAAGCTTTTCTGGATCTATTCGTCCTGGTCTAGTTGTAGCCAATGGGGAGTGCCCGAGAATCCTTCTGACAGAACCGAATTCTTTCAAATCAGACAGGTTTGACTGCCTGGCTTTACTCAGTCAAACGAAAATTACACCTCCAGACTCTGACCCTTATGTCACCTTCCATCAAGCTATTCTTCAAATCAGAGGCTTACTTGTCCCTGTGGATTTCAGCGGGATTGCGGACATGCATAACTTGCCATCATTCTTCAGGATCACTCACAATATTGAGTTAAATTCAATAGGGCTAGATTGCTTAAGCCTTATACCATgcagagagaaagaagatggCTATGCTGTACTTATTTTGTCGTTCAGCAAACCATTGAACGAATCCTCTCGCTACTTCTTCATCCCACTATTTCTGCGCAAAGATAAATATCAAGAACCCATCAAGTTCAGTCCTAACGACACAGAGGGCCATGGGAtcattgttgaagaaatATTCGCAGACCGCGAACGTCAGTTCATCAGAGTCGGGAGGTGGCAAGAAGATATCAGCTTGCCCTCTCAACTTGGTCCATTGATCAGCAACACTATCGTACAACAAGGAATCGGTGAAACGGTCTCTGGCAGGACCGAAGATATTGCGGAGCTGGAACGAAGTTTCGACTCCAACATGCACGAATATGCTGTGCGCCATGCCTCCTCGATGATCAACTTTCCCAGGAATTGCACGAGTCAGCTAGACCAAGACCGATTGAATGACCAAAAGCAGAATGACATTGGCGCAAAGGACAATGGGGAGTTTGATGAGGATCGCGGCGGAGAAGACCGAGAGGAGAAAGAACAGATGATGGTCGATTCTGTTAAATGTTCAGAATTACCTCACTTTTCGAAAGCCGAATGGTCTTCTATCTCGTTAGTATAG
- a CDS encoding Chloroperoxidase — protein sequence MKFSTLIVVTNAVVHTLAHPQFLSTREFVPQEWIAPAPGASRGPCPGLNTLANHGYIPRDGKNITLGILKDGMLTGYNIEHLDAVILFTQAIKTSPNYPNTRSFDLADLGRHNILEHDISLSRSDAFFADPNPFNETVWAESLTYFPDDLMTVEQVAKARMGRLATSKKTNPEHSMSKLADGFSWGEMASFFEIMADGTTGTVEKKFIEYWLKNERMPTEIGWQRRPTIMRGSERIEFTRKLMQAAGVARRDIKTDAYGRKLVL from the exons ATGAAGTTCTCTACCTTGATTGTCGTCACCAACGCGGTCGTGCACACACTTGCCCATCCCCAGTTTCTATCCACCCGCGAGTTTGTTCCTCAGGAGTGGATTGCTCCAGCTCCAGGTGCTT CTCGTGGTCCCTGCCCTGGACTCAACACTTTGGCCAACCATGGGTACATCCCTCGTGACGGCAAGAACATCACCCTCGGCATCCTGAAGGACGGTATGCTTACCGGTTACAACATCGAGCACCTGGATGCTGTTATACTCTTCACGCAAGCTATCAAGACTAGTCCCAATTACCCCAATACCCGCAGCTTCGATCTGGCTGACCTTGGTCGCCACAACATCCTCGAGCATGACATTTCTCTAAG TCGCTCCGACGCCTTCTTTGCTGATCCGAACCCGTTCAATGAGACCGTCTGGGCCGAGTCACTTACCTACTTTCCCGATGATCTGATGACGGTCGAACAAGTCGCCAAGGCGAGGATGGGCCGCCTAGCCACCTCCAAGAAGACCAACCCTGAGCACTCGATGTCTAAGCTAGCTGACGGCTTTAGCTGGGGCGAGATGGCATCCTTCTTTGAGATTATGGCTGATGGCACCACCGGCACGGTGGAGAAAAAGTTTATCGAGTACTGGCTGA AGAACGAGCGTATGCCGACCGAGATTGGATGGCAGCGACGACCTACAATCATGCGAGGAAGTGAGCGTATTGAGTTCACGAGGAAGCTCATGCAGGCTGCTGGCGTTGCCCGTCGTGACATTAAGACTGATGCCTACGGTCGTAAACTTGTATTATAG
- a CDS encoding Cerato-platanin-domain-containing protein, with protein sequence MYISRLATITSYVSLSTATTVTYSGFYDDDTASVTELACWKGGRIVEGQDWAKLGEVTYQIAGYEGVDGPNSSLCGSCWSLSYGAISRSVLVLNSAQAGSGFETSLTVMDSLTGGKAEQLGRVNVTAYQTELLDCGVASEPTEEERKMVVGGNWYSNWFYDNFT encoded by the exons ATGTACATCTCCAGGCTGGCCACCATTACTTCCTACGTGTCTTTAAGTACCGCAACAACTG TTACATATAGTGGATTCTACGATGATGATACCGCCTCCGTCACCGAGCTAGCATGCTGGAAAGGCGGCCGGATCGTCGAAGGTCAAGACTGGGCGAAGCTAGGTGAAGTCACGTATCAAATAGCTGGCTACGAAGGCGTCGATGGTCCAAACTCTTCATTATGCGGCTCCTGCTGGTCCCTGAGCTATGGAGCTATCAGTCGATCTGTTCTTGTTCTTAATAGCGCTCAAGCTGGGTCTGGATTTGAGACTTCGCTCACGGTGATGGACTCACTTACGGGTGGCAAGGCTGAGCAGCTTGGTCGTGTGAATGTTACTGCGTACCAGACGGAGCTATTGGATTGTGGGGTTGCAAGTGAGCCTACAGAGGAGGAGCGCAAAATGGTTGTCGGAGGGAATTGGTACTCGAACTGGTTTTATGACAATTTTACCTGA
- a CDS encoding Alpha/Beta hydrolase protein, producing the protein MSTQETAKTLFLTADGIDFAYRLIGKSNISQPPLLMLNHVRSTIDTWDPDLINNLTATGRQLITYDYAGLGHSRGPVATSIKGFAINLLAFLNVLLLKLSVEEVDVLGFSMGGYVAQQLVLDSPDIIRKLVLAGTGPSLGPGLVRPMNEVQSTVFSPTPGPATIDAFFLLTTGDEGASWFNRSTSSRADVAGKDGEPEIALFTTGKPLLNLTQAYLSWDADPLPYALLQTIQKDALVTCGDNDLIVPTQNSFVLARQLSSANFVMFPSSGHGHLFQYAGYYAGLVGSFLDGDLPSSPFSAGEVPRLEWWHCDTEACY; encoded by the coding sequence ATGTCCACTCAAGAAACTGCAAAGACTTTGTTCCTTACTGCTGATGGGATCGATTTCGCCTATCGTCTCATCGGCAAGTCGAACATTTCTCAGCCTCCACTCCTCATGCTCAACCACGTCCGATCTACCATTGATACCTGGGATCCTGACTTGATCAATAATCTGACTGCAACAGGCCGTCAGCTGATCACCTACGACTACGCTGGCCTCGGTCATAGCAGAGGACCCGTTGCGACAAGTATCAAGGGCTTTGCAATCAATCTCCTCGCCTTTCTCAACGTTTTGCTCCTAAAGCTTAGTGTCGAGGAAGTTGACGTTTTGGGCTTCTCGATGGGAGGATATGTCGCGCAACAACTTGTCCTTGATTCTCCTGATATCATTCGTAAATTGGTCCTCGCTGGTACGGGCCCTAGTCTTGGACCTGGCTTGGTCCGCCCTATGAATGAGGTCCAGTCTACTGTCTTCAGCCCCACTCCTGGCCCAGCCACCATCGAcgctttctttcttctcactACAGGAGACGAAGGCGCCTCGTGGTTCAATAGGAGTACTTCATCAAGAGCTGACGTCGCTGGGAAGGATGGAGAACCCGAGATCGCACTGTTTACTACCGGAAAGCCTCTTCTCAATCTGACTCAGGCGTACCTTTCCTGGGATGCAGATCCTCTTCCGTATGCTCTTTTACAAACCATTCAGAAGGATGCGCTTGTTACTTGCGGCGATAACGATCTTATTGTCCCGACGCAGAATTCTTTCGTTCTTGCGAGACAACTCTCCAGTGCCAACTTTGTCATGTTCCCGAGCAGTGGCCACGGACACTTGTTTCAGTACGCAGGCTATTATGCAGGGCTTGTTGGAAGCTTTCTGGATGGGGATCTTCCGTCTTCTCCGTTCTCAGCTGGAGAGGTCCCTAGGTTGGAATGGTGGCATTGCGATACTGAAGCCTGTTACTAA
- a CDS encoding carbonic anhydrase: MNQHDAFEELLRRNNELARTHQPLPDLKVALKPVRPGFIIISCSDPRLNPYKIFGLDASFGGRVTMIRNAGGRAIDAVRTISALQTIGAAKTILVVHHNDCGMSHYSDADIRTAMLKIAPEEETAIGKSRYGEIDEGSIEKSLNHDVTFLRDCPFIIPGTQIMGLAYDIKTGFLTKVAEAER, from the exons ATGAACCAACACGATGCCTTTGAAGAGCTCCTCCGCAGGAACAA CGAGCTGGCCAGGACCCATCAACCACTGCCCGACTTAAAAGTAGCGCTCAAACCTGTCCGCCCAGGTTTCATTATTATCAGCTGTTCCGACCCCCGCTTGAATCCCTACAAGATATTCGGTCTTGACGCAAGCTTTGGTGGCCGTGTTACCATGATTAGAAATGCAGGAGGGCGGGCTATAGATGCCGTCAGAACTATCTCTGCCTTGCAAACAATCGGAGCCGCCAAAACAATTCTGGTAGTTCACCACAACG ACTGTGGTATGTCGCATTATAGCGATGCAGACATTAGAACGGCAATGCTCAAGATTGCACCTGAGGAAGAGACAGCCATTGGCAAATCTCGCTATGGTGAGATAGATGAAGGGTC AATCGAAAAGAGTCTCAACCATGATGTTACGTTCCTTCGAGATTGTCCATTCATCATTCCGGGCACCCAGATTATGGGCTTAGCATATGATATCAAGACTGGGTTCTTGACAAAggttgctgaggctgagagatAG
- a CDS encoding ferric reductase like transmembrane component-domain-containing protein yields the protein MDSAAWLTPPVQLTGSRVFTCDGFTEAQCSWYMKRWHFWYIADHVYALPTVAFFMTGIGLFTIGHLVSYYILGLALPRFRGPRPWRMLIAVIRYLSYRGFHVASLGFNSAPVGVLLLGLTGTIFFFCMDLIPQPYYWPSLDFGGSPPLGTRSGWLALGCMPFVFATATKTNWITLLTGVSHERLQVFHRWIAYAFFILALLHTFPFIVYHIRFHDMQMHFKMSLLFYWTGIVALVFQAWLTFASHSAIRKLLGYEFFKATHFFAVVIFMLTFFWHCDYTLTSWHYFIGTAAVYVPCYVYPWLRTCFEYGVRTKAHVKVEDNGFVRVTIPANFTWEIGQHCFLRFTGFGLTQALSAHPFTICSLPATSPDGQSFLVFYLKKHQGFTAKLYEYALQNPGAQVSVLVDGPYGGINTQAYVNSNNLVVIAGGSGAGWTLPFIEQYIATKTGQSDEGCKEGQREGSPFSSLRVILASRDVESCSWYRQVVSETLLKYSDKMISGLQVQVHRTGGAIAESSLPSNSSFVPGNKESGSERASESLVSFDELHGRPDLPGILKGVLNGMPSTDSLGVYVCGPDTMQNDVRNSVASLNLDILGGADCAGVYLHSEHFSWA from the exons ATGGACTCCGCAGCTTGGCTCACGCCCCCAGTTCAGTTGACTGGGAGTCGTGTATTCACCTGTGATGGCTTCACCGAAGCGCAATGTTCCTGGTATATGAAAAGATGGCATTTTTG GTACATCGCGGACCACGTCTACGCTCTACCAACAGTAGCCTTCTTCATGACTGGCATTGGACTATTCACAATTGGTCACTTAGTATCCTACTACATTCTTGGCCTTGCCCTTCCGAGATTCCGAGGGCCTAGGCCTTGGCGCATGCTTATCGCCGTCATCAGATATCTCTCATATCGTGGATTCCATGTCGCATCACTTGGGTTCAACTCGGCTCCTGTTGGAGTGCTTTTACTTGGACTTACTGGAacaatcttctttttct GCATGGACTTAATTCCTCAGCCGTACTATTGGCCCTCGCTAGATTTTGGTGGCTCACCACCATTAGGAACAAGATCAGGATGGTTGGCTTTGGGTTGCATGCCCTTTGTATT TGCTACGGCAACCAAGACAAACTGGATTACCTTACTAACAGGCGTCTCACACGAGAGACTCCAAGTATTCCATCGATGGATCGCTTACGCCTTTTTCATACTGGCTCTCTTGCACACATTCCCGTTTATTGTCTATCATATCAGATTTCATGATATGCAGATGCATTTCAAGATGAGCCTTTTGTTCTATTGGACTGGCATCGTCGCCTTGGTCTTTCAAGCCTGGCTTACCTTTGCGTCTCATAGTGCCATTCG AAAGTTGCTGGGATATGAATTCTTCAAGGCGACGCACTTCTTTGCTGTTGTCATATTCATGCTTACTTTCTTTTGGCACTGCGACTATACCCTAACATCTTG GCACTATTTCATAGGAACAGCTGCTGTATATGTTCCTTGCTACGTCTACCCCTGGCTCCGAACCTGCTTTGAGTATGGTGTTCGAACAAAGGCCCATGTCAAAGTAGAAGACAACGGTTTCGTGCGTGTTACTATTCCTGCAAACTTTACATGGGAAATAGGACAGCACTGCTTCCTGCGCTTCACTGGTTTTGGACTTACACAAGCCTTGTCAGCGCACCCATTTACCATTTGCTCCTTACCAGCAACATCCCCAGATGGCCAGTCATTCCTTGTCTTTTATCTCAAGAAACACCAAGGCTTTACTGCAAAGCTATATGAGTATGCCTTGCAGAACCCAGGAGCTCAGGTCTCAGTGCTGGTTGATGGACCATACGGGGGCATCAATACACAGGCTTACGTGAACAGCAACAATCTCGTTGTCATTGCGGGAGGGTCAGGGGCTGGATGGACGTTGCCTTTCATCGAGCAGTATATCGCAACTAAAACAGGTCAGAGCGATGAAGGCTGCAAAGAAGGCCAAAGAGAGGGATCTCCGTTTTCATCACTCCGTGTGATACTAGCAAGTCGAGATGTTGAGAGCTGCAGCTGGTATCGACAAGTTGTGAGCGAAACGTTGCTCAAGTACTCAGACAAAATGATCTCGGGCTTGCAAGTGCAGGTTCATCGCACCGGTGGAGCCATAGCAGAATCAAGCCTCCCATCAAACAGTAGCTTCGTGCCTGGCAACAAAGAGTCGGGAAGTGAAAGAGCGTCAGAAAGTCTGGTCTCATTTGACGAACTACATGGTCGACCCGACTTGCCAGGAATTCTGAAAGGAGTGTTAAACGGCATGCCATCGACCGACTCGCTTGGGGTATACGTTTGTGGTCCGGATACTATGCAGAATGATGTTCGAAACTCCGTCGCATCTCTAAACTTGGATATTCTCGGTGGTGCTGATTGTGCGGGAGTTTACTTGCATTCTGAACACTTCTCTTGGGCGTAA
- a CDS encoding Ctr copper transporter family-domain-containing protein, which translates to MKMDMTTSTGSSMPMSTSSAGAMDMEQMNMVFFTSTKTLLWTKSFAPETTGQYAGVCIFLIAFATILRMLLAIRVNFYGIRDGVRRRRTKGLLAEHRTSEIGPRPWRANEAMMLGAIDVGIAGVSYLLMLAVMTMNVGYFLSILAGVFVGSVICSRFSVNSDLH; encoded by the exons ATGAAAATGGACATGACTACTTCGACGGGCAGTTCTATGCCCATGTCAACTTCCAGCGCCGGCGCTATGGATATGGAGCAAATGAACATGGTCTTCTTCACTTCTACCAAGACACTCCTCTGGACAAAGTCCTTCGCACCCGAAACAACGGGACAATATGCAGGTGTTTGCATTTTCCTCATTGCCTTCGCCACTATCTTGCGCATGCTGCTTGCTATACGCGTCAACTTTTACGGCATCAGAGATGGCGTCAGGCGGAGGCGCACCAAAGGCCTGCTGGCAGAGCACCGAACTAGTGAGATTGGCCCTCGGCCGTGGAGAGCGAATGAGGCTATGATGCTGGGAGCGATAGATGTCGGTATTGCGGGCGTGAGCTATTTGCT GATGCTCGCAGTTATGACCATGAATGTTGGCTATTTCCTTTCGATATTGGCTGGGGTATTTGTTGGTAGTGTCATCTGTAGCCGCTTTTCGGTAAACTCCGACCTGCATTAG
- a CDS encoding alpha carbonic anhydrase → MAGSISLRALLLSAFASKAIASCAYGTLLQPRAEGGKVEVNTFGYTGKIGPTNWVALDPQANALCSTGVNQSPIDMVAGANAMVPASQLNLEIPDMLEGAEFENLGTTVEVVAGKGTMSFQNNSFTLQQFHFHLPSEHLDAGKSMAMEMHMVWESADAKIAVVGVFIDVEDGAGGSPAANATAPAPPAATPAARKRDGFTKVVRKSETEGKDKRQLPGVGGSFFHVNAPTTAATTASNLLETVFGSVGEISEPGTLTKTKGLSMAELVSTLAAGSFQTYEGSLTTPPCSEGVRWLVSDQKLSIKTSTFHSVQSVIGFNSRFPQGALGEPNALAGVAA, encoded by the exons atggctggttcCATTTCTTTACGGGCTCTTCTCTTGAGTGCTTTTGCCTCAAAGGCGATTGCGAGTTGTGCTTATGGTACACTGTTGCAGCCGCGAGCTGAGGGCGGCAAGGTTGAGGTTAACACTTTCGGTTACACTGGCAAGATT GGCCCTACCAACTGGGTCGCTCTCGACCCCCAGGCCAACGCTCTCTGTTCTACCGGCGTGAACCAATCTCCCATCGACATGGTCGCAGGCGCCAACGCCATGGTCCCCGCCAGCCAGCTGAACCTTGAGATTCCCGATATGCTCGAAGGCGCCGAATTCGAGAACCTCGGTACAACCGTCGAGGTCGTCGCTGGAAAGGGCACCATGTCTTTCCAAAACAACAGCTTTACTCTCCAGCAGTTCCATTTCCACTTGCCAAGCGAACATCTGGATGCTGGAAAGAGTATGGCTATGGAGATGCACATGGTCTGGGAGAGCGCCGATGCCAAGATTGCTGTCGTTGGCGTCTTTatcgatgttgaggatggcgCTGGTGGAAGCCCTGCTGCTAACGCTactgctcctgctcctcctgctGCTACCCCTGCTGCTCGTAAGCGCGATGGTTTTACCAAGGTCGTTCGCAAGAGTGAGACCGAGGGCAAGGATAAGCGACAACTTCCTGGTGTTGGCGGTTCTTTCTTCCATGTCAACGCGCCCACTACCGCTGCTACTACTGCCTCGAACCTTCTCGAAACCGTTTTCGGTTCGGTTGGTGAGATCTCTGAGCCTGGAACTCttaccaagaccaagggtcTTAGCATGGCTGAGTTGGTCAGCACTCTTGCTGCAGGATCTTTTCAAAC ATACGAGGGATCTCTCACAACTCCCCCCTGCAGCGAGGGTGTCCGATGGCTCGTTTCCGACCAGAAGCTCTCCATCAAGACATCCACCTTCCACAGCGTTCAGTCTGTCATTGGCTTCAACTCTCGATTTCCTCAGGGCGCTCTTGGCGAGCCCAACGCCCTTGCAGGAGTGGCTGCTTAG